From uncultured Desulfobacter sp.:
ATTTTAGCAGCGACAGATCTTGTGGGAGTTAAGGATACGGTGGTGACAGACGCAGCTGAAGTCGCTAAGACCCATCAAGCCAGGCTCAACATTCTCCATGTAGCGGAATCCTCCCATGAAAACCACCGACACCTGGTTAAGGATTTTAAAACGGGCGAGGAAATTAATTTTTCGCCGGCGTATCAGGAACTTGTTCAAAAAGAGCTCTTCGATTTTTATAACGCAATATTGCCGAAAGGCATGGATTTTGGTGTCACGGTTGCTTGCGGATTCCCCTGGGAAGAAATCGTTCGTCAATCCCGGCATCTTAATGCGGGCATGATCGTCCTCGGCCCCCATTCCGAACGTGCCGCTGAAAGGGGAACTGTCCGGGTAGCCGGGAAGATCGGGAGCACCGTGGAAGGCGTGGTCATGCGGGAGAATTGTCCGGTGATGATTATCAATCCCGCAGTTCACTTATCCTCGGCGGCATTCAAAAAAATTGTGGTAGGTGTGGATTTTTCCGTATCCTGTGAATGTGCCTTGTTCTTTGCCCGGAAAACTGCGGAAAAATTCGGGTCAAAAATCATTCTTTTTCACATGATTCCTGTGCCGCCGTACCCCAAGTATACCAAAAAAGATTATGAAGCAGACCAAAAAAATACTGAAAACCGCCTGGAAGAATTCTGCCAAAATTTAATTAAAGATACCGATTACACCTATCAGA
This genomic window contains:
- a CDS encoding universal stress protein, producing MFKHILAATDLVGVKDTVVTDAAEVAKTHQARLNILHVAESSHENHRHLVKDFKTGEEINFSPAYQELVQKELFDFYNAILPKGMDFGVTVACGFPWEEIVRQSRHLNAGMIVLGPHSERAAERGTVRVAGKIGSTVEGVVMRENCPVMIINPAVHLSSAAFKKIVVGVDFSVSCECALFFARKTAEKFGSKIILFHMIPVPPYPKYTKKDYEADQKNTENRLEEFCQNLIKDTDYTYQIWGGALPHLELINCAEKNNADVIILGSHTKKKGTKWYAGSAVERTAFRAGCPVIVVTDPEALVSWDENAPNDPAIGKEKDRSIHVFTGKRHQ